GATTATAGCCTCGCTTCCACAATCTAAAACTATGAACGGGAACAGGAATCACACAATCAAGAGATACATTTTGAAAAAAACGTTCAAACGCATTTTGCAGTATATGTGAACAATACGGCAACACTTCAAAGGAAGAAGAATACTTCAAACGATGAACAGCAGAAATCACTTCGCGCTCAAAGACGCATGCTGAATAGCTTGCATCAAAATATGGCCGAGGAAAACGAAGCGAAAAAAAGGGAGCATCAAGTAAACGCAGATTTGTTCTGCAGACTTCACACACCCCAAAGTGAAGATCACCAGAAAACACATCACAAAAAGAACATTGGGAAGGATATAACAAACCGCTTATTTCGGACGCAAGAGATGCCATGCATTTCAGCTAATACGTCTTTTTGGCCAAGTCAAAACGTTAATCGGGACGTCGAAAAACCGGAAGATTTCTTGCGGTATCAAAGCTAAGAAGAGCTGATTGTTGAAATGCAGCTTTAATAAGAGCACGCGTCTGTCGGACAGGAAAACCAAAACGAAGTGCTTCATGGAACAAAAGAGTTGCCTGCTGTGAAGCAAAAACCTGAGGAAAATCTGAAAGAGCAAGTCTCTCAGATATATTTTCTGCATGTAGCATAAGCAGTGAAGAAAGCATCCACACGCATCTGTTGATTTCTTGTAAACTCCAATGAATATCTGCAACATCTTGTTCTGCCGCTAAAAACCCCGCCCATGTCATCAGAACTGCATATTCTTTTTCATATGCTCTCTGATCTTTGGGAATCATGGCTTTCACGGCAAGGGTGTGCATAAGCGTAGCAATGCGTTCACCTTCAAGACCTGCTTGCATCCAATGGGCTACTCTTTCAGGAAAATTCTCTCTCAGTGTAGAGAGTAAAACAGAATTTCGCTTAAATGCTCCCATTTCCACTCTGGCTATTAAGTGAGCATAAGCATGCCTGCTAACATTTCCAGACAAGAGATCTTTGAATAAAGGAGGTTCAACGCGGTGAGGAAGAGGACAGGGAAAGCCAGTTAAATATACATCCCACTGACGCGCTAACACATGCGCAGCGGTAACAACGGGAGGCACTGCAAAAATGCGGCGTAAATATTCATTTGCTCCTGTGGAAAATGAAGCATCGCGAAACTTTCCGGCGTGCACACCTGTTTGCAGCTCATAGAGAAGCGCTTCATTTCCTCTGGCTGTTTCTGTAGCCAACTGCACGGCTTGCATCAGATGAAGCTGTTGAGTTGGTGGTGCTAAGAGCGTAGGTGCAGCTATAACTGTTGTTGCTGGTGAAACTTGAAACTGCATAGCATCATTCCATTACGTCAGCATCAGCTCCAGTTGCTGCCAACTCATCTGTAGGCAAAACAGCGGAGTTTAAAGCATCAGCAACAGGAACGTTTAAACCACCTTCAAGAAGTCTTGCTACAAGAGCATGTCCTTCAGTACCATCACTTATAAGCAGGCGAGCTCCAGCTGCTAAACCTTCAAGAAATGTTGTAACTCCTGCTGCATCACCTAACTTTAAAGATCGTAGCCAACCGTCATTCCAATGCTCTGGATTTCTCACATATGCTTGTACATCAGCTAGATAATGTTCATCAGTTGTCCATTGCGTAGGAATATGAAGCTGCATAAAAGGTGTAAGCGGTGCATCTTTCCCTACTCTGGCTCTCGCATCATTGACAATAGCTGTGTGCAACGCACGAAGGGTTCCCGTCAATGCATCTAAAGGAGGAACTGGCATGGTCACGGTAAAAAGTCCGCTACGCAATGGCTGTATTTTACCCGTATATGGGTCTCTCGCTAAATGCTGTAAAACAAAAGCATCTACAACAGGCCCATACTGATCTGCTTGTTTTGCATTCCGACTGTCAATAAGCCCAGCCGCAGTAAATAGTTCCTCACGCGCCGTAACATTCGATGAATCCTGCGCCAAGGATATCAAGTTCCTTGCTGGAGCTAAGCCAGGAATGGTTGATGGAAGGGCTAAGCCTTGTGGCATAAAACACGTTCCAATTTGTAATGGTGGTAACGATACAACAAACATATTTCCTTCTTTCTTTTTTAACACACACAGAACACTGCGGCCTTCTCTTCTCGGGGAAGAGTTTCTAAAGTTGCTTCTTTTTTTACGGGAAAAAAGAATACGAGAAAAAGACCCACAAAGATTTTCAAAATCGCTTACTTGCGGGCGCTACTTAATGAATTAAAGGAATGTGTCAAGGTTTTTTAAAAAACCTTTCATTTCAATTAGTTACAAGATGATGCTTGAGGTGAAATGGAAAAAGAAAAAGGAAGCACCATGACGCAACGCTGCATTGTGACCTCTCAAAAAAAGAGGGACGGACTTATCTTTTTTGAAAAAGTGAAGTTCCCGTCATTTCTGCTGGCTGTTCAAGATGCAAAAGCTCCAAGAGACTAGGAGCCACATCGGCTAAAATGCCTTCTTCCTTAAGTTGCTTTTTGCCAGCATCGGCAGAAACAAAAAGGCACGGCACTTTGTTGAGGGTATGTGAAGTATGTGGGCTGCCATCATCTTGCAACATCTGTTCGGCATTGCCATGATCTGCAATGATTATTGCACTGCCATTGTGCTGCAGCAAAACATTCAGAATTTTTTCCATACTGGCATCAACCGTTTCCACCGCCTTCACAGCAGCAGAAAAAACGCCGGTGTGTCCCACCATGTCGGCATTGGCAAAGTTCATGATAAAGAGATCATGCTCTTCATCTTCGATGCGCTTGATCACTTCGCTTGTGACTTCCGCTGCACTCATCTCTGGTTTTTCGTCGTAGGTTGCGACTTCTTTTGGACTGGGAACTAAAACTCTGTCTTCGCCTGCAAAAGGAATTTCAATGCCTCCGTTAAAAAAGAACGTGACGTGTGCATATTTTTCTGTTTCAGCAATACGAAATTGCGTGAGGCCTGCATTTGAAACCACTTCACCTAAAATATTTCGAAGTTCTTTTTGCGGAAAGGCTATCGGAAAAGGAAGGGTTGCATCATATTCGGTCATGCACACAAACGTGGAGAGCTTTGGAAAGATGGGCCGCGCAAAGCCAGTAAAATCAGGCATTGCAACTGCACGAGAAATTTGGCGAGCTCTGTCTGAACGGAAATTAAAAAAGATAAATGCATCACCATCTTTTACAAACTGCCCACTTTGACCACCGTCAACTACAGAAGGAAGGATAAACTCATCTGTTAACTCTGCTTGATACGCACGCTCCAAAACTTGCATGGCATTTTCGGCATATTCGCCTTCGCCCATCACTATTGCCTTCCACGCTTTTTCGGTACGTTCCCATCTTCTGTCTCTGTCCATCG
The Deltaproteobacteria bacterium CG11_big_fil_rev_8_21_14_0_20_42_23 genome window above contains:
- a CDS encoding phosphoglycerate mutase (2,3-diphosphoglycerate-independent) (catalyzes the interconversion of 2-phosphoglycerate and 3-phosphoglycerate), whose amino-acid sequence is MKQAPVMLMILDGWGWREDSKGNAVLAAKTPCFDRLWKTYPHCFLRTCGEDVGLPDQTMGNSEVGHLNIGAGRIVYQDLTRINKSIASGEFFHNPHFLKACQEVVSKKSKLHLMGLCSDAGVHSSLAHLFALLDLAKAQGVKEVLIHAITDGRDSRPTSGEKYLSALETKCAKLGNARIATVSGRYYAMDRDRRWERTEKAWKAIVMGEGEYAENAMQVLERAYQAELTDEFILPSVVDGGQSGQFVKDGDAFIFFNFRSDRARQISRAVAMPDFTGFARPIFPKLSTFVCMTEYDATLPFPIAFPQKELRNILGEVVSNAGLTQFRIAETEKYAHVTFFFNGGIEIPFAGEDRVLVPSPKEVATYDEKPEMSAAEVTSEVIKRIEDEEHDLFIMNFANADMVGHTGVFSAAVKAVETVDASMEKILNVLLQHNGSAIIIADHGNAEQMLQDDGSPHTSHTLNKVPCLFVSADAGKKQLKEEGILADVAPSLLELLHLEQPAEMTGTSLFQKR